Proteins co-encoded in one Medicago truncatula cultivar Jemalong A17 chromosome 8, MtrunA17r5.0-ANR, whole genome shotgun sequence genomic window:
- the LOC11406646 gene encoding geranylgeranyl pyrophosphate synthase, chloroplastic: MSAVNLNTWTHSNFMCNQVTTTATTRSRSRIPSFYFTKIPISVSPIKPSKPNSSSFSFSVSSLLTKQEPIEAEEQNPIFNFKSYMIEKATRVNKALDDAVSLREPLKVHEAMRYSLLAGGKRVRPVLCLAACELVGGTEPMAMPAACAVEMIHTMSLIHDDLPCMDNDDLRRGKPTNHKVFGEDVAVLAGDALLAFAFEHIAVSTVDVSPARIVRAIGELAKSIGSEGLVAGQVVDINSEGLSDVGLERLEFIHLHKTAALLEGAVVLGAILGGGSDEDVEKLRKFATYIGLLFQVVDDILDVTKSSQELGKTAGKDLVADKVTYPKLLGIEKSKEFAEKLNRDAQEQLSGFDLNKSAPLIALANYIAYRQN, from the coding sequence ATGAGTGCTGTGAATCTTAACACATGGACACACTCCAATTTCATGTGCAATCAAGTTACTACTACTGCTACAACTAGATCCAGATCCAGAATCCCATCTTTCTATTTTACCAAAATACCCATTTCAGTTTCACCCATTAAACCATCAAAACCcaattcttcttcattttctttctctgtTTCTTCATTACTTACAAAACAAGAACCAATAGAAGCAGAAGAGCAAAACCCAATCTTCAATTTCAAATCCTACATGATAGAAAAAGCAACTAGGGTTAACAAAGCCTTAGACGACGCCGTTTCATTACGCGAACCGTTAAAAGTTCATGAAGCCATGCGTTACTCTCTTCTCGCCGGCGGAAAACGCGTTCGGCCGGTTCTCTGTTTAGCCGCCTGTGAACTCGTCGGAGGAACCGAACCGATGGCGATGCCAGCCGCCTGCGCCGTTGAAATGATCCACACGATGTCTCTCATCCACGATGACCTTCCTTGTATGGATAACGATGATCTCCGGCGAGGTAAACCTACAAACCACAAAGTCTTCGGAGAAGACGTTGCTGTTCTCGCCGGAGATGCTCTTCTCGCTTTTGCTTTCGAACATATTGCCGTCTCCACCGTTGATGTTTCTCCGGCGCGAATTGTCCGTGCAATCGGTGAATTAGCGAAATCAATAGGCTCGGAAGGACTCGTTGCGGGACAAGTTGTTGATATAAACTCAGAAGGTTTATCCGATGTCGGACTCGAACGGCTTGAATTCATTCATTTGCATAAAACTGCAGCTTTGTTAGAAGGTGCTGTTGTTCTTGGTGCAATATTAGGTGGTGGAAGTGATGAAGATGTTGAAAAACTGCGAAAATTCGCGACATATATTGGTTTATTGTTTCAGGTTGTTGATGATATTCTTGATGTGACGAAATCTTCACAAGAGTTAGGGAAAACTGCTGGGAAAGATTTGGTAGCTGATAAGGTTACTTATCCTAAGCTTTTAGGGATTGAGAAATCGAAAGAGTTTGCTGAGAAATTGAACCGTGATGCACAAGAACAACTTTCTGGGTTTGATTTGAATAAATCTGCTCCTTTGATTGCTTTGGCTAATTACATTGCTTATAGGCAAAACtag